In one window of Zhongshania aliphaticivorans DNA:
- the trmB gene encoding tRNA (guanosine(46)-N7)-methyltransferase TrmB, with amino-acid sequence MTENTGPIHRRIKSFVLRTGRMTDGQRRAYDINLAKLGLERENGMQDFATVFGREAPVVLEIGFGMGDSLAEMAMKNPEHDYIGVEVHTPGVGRLMYLVQEAGLNNVRTYCDDAVEVLAQCIPDNSLSRVQIYFPDPWHKTKHHKRRLIQLPFVEALRSKLKLGGVVHLATDWENYAEHMMAVMSDAEGYSNMAGEQNYSPRPDYRPITKFEKRGERLGHGVWDLLFSKTA; translated from the coding sequence ATGACTGAAAATACAGGGCCAATCCATCGCAGGATTAAGAGTTTTGTCCTTCGCACTGGGCGCATGACAGATGGTCAGCGTCGAGCTTATGACATCAATTTAGCCAAGCTGGGTCTTGAGCGAGAAAATGGTATGCAAGATTTTGCTACTGTTTTCGGGAGAGAGGCGCCGGTAGTCCTAGAAATTGGTTTTGGCATGGGGGATTCCCTTGCTGAAATGGCAATGAAAAACCCAGAGCATGATTATATTGGCGTTGAAGTGCATACCCCTGGAGTGGGGCGTTTAATGTACCTCGTTCAAGAGGCGGGGTTGAATAATGTTCGCACATATTGCGATGATGCCGTTGAAGTTCTGGCGCAGTGCATACCTGATAATAGCTTGAGTCGAGTGCAAATATACTTTCCTGACCCATGGCATAAGACCAAGCATCATAAGCGCAGGCTGATTCAGCTACCTTTTGTTGAGGCATTGCGGAGCAAGCTCAAACTTGGTGGTGTTGTGCACCTAGCAACAGACTGGGAAAATTACGCCGAGCATATGATGGCGGTAATGAGTGACGCGGAAGGCTATAGCAATATGGCGGGTGAGCAAAATTATTCACCGCGACCTGATTATCGTCCCATCACTAAATTTGAAAAACGCGGTGAACGTTTGGGGCATGGTGTGTGGGACTTATTGTTTTCAAAAACAGCTTAA
- the rpoH gene encoding RNA polymerase sigma factor RpoH, with protein sequence MSSHLQPIQQLVPGGDLSAYIQSVGSIPVLSAERERELAEDLFYHGNVEAARQLVMSHLRFVVHIAKSYKGYGLAQADLIQEGNVGLMKAVKRFDPEKGVRLVSFAVHWIKAEIHEYVLRNWRIVKIATTKAQRKLFFNLRGAKKQLAWFSDDEVHAVAADLGVDVAEVRRMEGRLSSVDIGFDADTDDERGPVAPVHYLEDHSADPALLLESDNLEESNHQSLSLALSDLDERSRDILQSRWLTDNKATLHDLAARYSVSAERIRQLEQAAMKKLRAAMEA encoded by the coding sequence ATGAGTAGTCATTTGCAGCCGATACAACAACTTGTACCGGGTGGTGATCTCTCTGCATATATTCAATCGGTTGGCAGTATCCCTGTGCTCAGCGCAGAGCGTGAGCGTGAGCTGGCCGAAGATCTTTTTTATCACGGTAATGTCGAGGCGGCACGTCAGCTGGTCATGTCGCATCTGCGATTTGTAGTGCATATTGCAAAAAGCTATAAAGGTTATGGCTTGGCGCAGGCGGATTTGATCCAAGAAGGCAACGTTGGTCTCATGAAAGCGGTTAAGCGTTTTGATCCTGAGAAAGGTGTGCGTTTGGTCTCTTTTGCCGTTCATTGGATAAAAGCTGAGATTCACGAGTACGTTTTACGCAATTGGCGCATAGTGAAAATTGCGACCACCAAGGCCCAGCGTAAACTGTTTTTCAATTTACGCGGTGCCAAAAAACAGTTGGCATGGTTTAGTGATGACGAAGTACATGCCGTTGCTGCAGATCTAGGCGTTGATGTTGCTGAAGTGCGTCGAATGGAAGGGCGTTTGAGCTCGGTGGATATTGGCTTTGATGCTGATACCGATGATGAGCGTGGCCCTGTGGCTCCTGTTCATTACCTTGAAGATCACAGCGCTGATCCTGCACTGTTATTAGAGTCTGACAATTTAGAAGAAAGTAATCATCAAAGCCTGTCATTAGCGCTTTCAGACTTGGATGAGCGCAGCCGTGACATTTTGCAAAGTCGCTGGCTAACTGATAACAAAGCAACATTGCATGACCTCGCAGCTCGTTACAGTGTGTCGGCGGAGCGTATACGCCAATTGGAACAAGCAGCCATGAAAAAACTGCGGGCAGCAATGGAGGCTTAA
- a CDS encoding DUF423 domain-containing protein yields MAALTLFTASILAFLAVALGAFGAHGLKASLPADMMAVYQTAVQYHFYHCFALLAVGLLMHSGVQHLSLRISAVMFFMGVLVFSGSLYILAITGVRWLGAITPIGGLMFLVAWACLAYSAWKAM; encoded by the coding sequence ATGGCGGCTCTAACGCTTTTTACAGCGTCGATTTTAGCTTTTCTAGCAGTAGCTTTGGGTGCCTTTGGCGCGCATGGATTAAAGGCAAGCTTGCCTGCAGACATGATGGCAGTTTACCAAACGGCTGTTCAATACCATTTTTATCATTGTTTTGCTCTTCTGGCAGTAGGGCTGCTTATGCATAGCGGTGTTCAGCACTTGTCATTGCGGATTTCAGCCGTCATGTTTTTTATGGGTGTATTGGTATTTAGCGGCAGTTTATACATCTTAGCGATAACTGGCGTTCGCTGGTTGGGTGCGATTACCCCTATCGGTGGGCTGATGTTCTTAGTGGCGTGGGCTTGTCTCGCTTATTCTGCGTGGAAAGCAATGTAA